A region of the Lycium barbarum isolate Lr01 chromosome 1, ASM1917538v2, whole genome shotgun sequence genome:
TCTTTATTGATAATTGAAAGATACTTTTTAGTAACTATTAAGTAGGGAGAAGTCTATATGAACTATATAGCTTAACCATCTATCTAAGGGGGAACACTATATTCTTTATTTCTTCTTACAGTAAAGGCAAACCACTACTAAAACCAAAGAGATATATATGCTACTTTAATCACACAGCTTTATACATCCAGTGTACTAAATTAGATCATCCAAGAGTCAACTTCCTCATATACTCCATGAGTGCTTGTTCATACCAGCATAAGTGCACGTCCTATGATCACCCTGATGATTCCTGAATCATATCTTTAGGCGTTACTCTTCTTTTAGGTTTCAAGCTCTCTGGCAGTCCCCATTAGAATTTCAGCAACTTGTAGATGACTTGCCTAATCTCTTTCCATTATGTCTACCCTGAATATTCTCATTTGTTCGTCATAATTTATTGAAAAAGTCAATCTCGTTAACACCAAAGAATTTTTCCTTTATGTTCAGATTTTCGGGTGAGAAGATACTTTCCCTTCCAAGTTCTGTTCTCCTTGTGATCTCTTTCATTTCCTGTATGTAGGGACAATGCCTCTTCGGTGATGTCTGTAAAATAAAATGCTCAGACCTTCCAAATGACACTTGTTTGGACAATGCCTCTCTGCGATGACAGAAGGCTTGTCATGAGTCATGACAGGTGTTGTCCCTACTAACAGGAATTGTCCAAACCTGTCTCTGTGGTGGGTCTCTACTATGCGAAATGACCAAAGGCttgtcctatttctattccacagTTCACTTTTATTCTATGCAATTTGATTTTGTGATTATTTTCTGTAATAGGTCAGTTATTCTGCTTCTTAATGAATTTAAAGTTATTAGATCTTGTCCCTCGACTCCCCCCTTTTCCTTTCCTCCTCTTTGTTAATGTGTGTGTAAACACATATTGGACATTTTGACTCTTTCAAAGAGATGGTTTAAACTCCCTTGCCCCTTTTTACTTATTCTGATACACATTCTTGAATATGAAAAACACATCTTCTCACTTTCTCATGATAATATCTTTCTTGCAAATATAGGGAAGTGCAAAGAGGCTTGTCAAGGCTGCTCTCCATGAAGCTGCCAAAAAAAGAGAGATGCGATATTCGGATCTTCGAAACATTGACAAGAAGGTCCGACGTCATTTTCATGACGATATAACTGTAATTATTTTATTCTTAAACCATGACCAGATATATAGAGGCGTTGTGCAAGATCCAACACTTTCTATACGTAGCGCTCTAGAACACTGATTCTTGAAGGGGAATCGAGTATTTTTGACCAGTGTTTGAGGTTCTGGCACAACACCAAAATTTTCCTTGAAATGCGGCTTCAGGAGCAGCATCAGTGAAGCAATTGCGCTGTATGAGAgtgatttttttcttttgaagAGGTTTATAATTTGAATTTCTCAAGCTTTGTAGATGGAGTTCAAGAAGAATGCTAATTCAAAGTTTTGGATAGAGTCAGCCTCTGTGTAACAGCCTTGTTTCATTATTAATTTATTTTGTACACTAGTTTTTGCTGCTGTATTCTGGAGTATTTTGTTAATTTCTTGTAACATTGTCGCCTCAAAAGGGATGTTGCTGCGTTCTTATTATTCAGTTGGCAGGTCCCTGAGTACAAAAAGAAAAACAGCTTCTGAAGTTTAAATAACATCTATTTGACCAGACGATCTGGCTTGAATTTAATCTCAGTATTTTCTCCTCAGATTTTGTGTATATGGCTAGTTCTTTCTTGCAGAAATCATATTCTTCAAATAACATAGAGACTATGGTTTCAATTGTTTAAAATGGCAATGGAGGCTACACGTAAACCGTTGATTTCAACAACTTGGAGAATGTCGGGGTCATTTTCCTGTCTTGCAAGGTGAACCGAACTCCTTCACTACATGTACCCCTTTTTCGGTGCTTCTACTTCCAGTTTTTTGTTATACTGGAGAACCTCATCTAATTTTGTGTACATTCATTTTCCTTATTAAACTTTCTTTGCATTTCTTTAGCTAGGTAGTTTCTTTCCAAAAACACAATATGAAGATTGCCAGGCAGGGGCAGATCCAGGAAGTGGCTTGAGTTTAACTAACCTGAGGAGCAAATGCCAACTGCACCTGACTCTCTTGAATTGGTAGGTTCACTTCTCTTAATATATATCAATATCAATTCTAATAGATTTTCACATATAAATGCAATATATTCACCCTGTTAACTTACATCCCTGTTTTTTTTTCTTACAGCACCTTTACAGCATTTTCTGTCCTCTTAATTTCTAGTCTTTCCGATTTGGATGGCTAACAATAACAATGGGAAGTATAGCAAACAATAGCATAAATTTCTCTTGGCTAGCTATAGCCAAGGATTTCGAAAGGGAAGGAAAAACAAAAGTAGAAAAGAAACAATGGGATCTTCACGAGACGCTCTAAAATATGATATGAAACGAGGACAATTTCTAAAAAATACATATGCAAAATCTCAttggttatgttgttgttgtacataTACAAAATTTGTAGGATTGAATGAAGACAAAAACTGAAGGTGCAATTTTTTCTATATACAACGGACTTACAAATCCAATGTTATAGTTTACTAGCTGTGTGGAAAATTGAATGCAACTAAGTTGCATGGAAAAAAAGACCGTAAAAGCCAATGATGGTACATAAATCTTCACATAAGAACAAACCAATGTCTTCAAAAGCCGAAACTCAGCGATGTAAGAGCTATTTGCTTTTGCTTCCAAAGCAAATAGCAGATCAGGAAGACAATAATCCACAAGAAAGGATCTGCAGAAACACGAGAAAATCTTTTGAGTGAAGGGAATACATCTTGTACATTTAACAAAGAGTAGTTAATATTGAAAGCAAATATGTATGATCCCTCTCCCAGTAAAACAAAAGCAATAgaggcagttttttttttttttttcgaaatggAATATAATCAGTATCTTCTATTCCCTTCGTCTCAAAATACTTGTCCTAAAATTATCTGTCTCAAAATACTTGTCACTTTAGCAGTTCAAGACAAATTAGttatttttttccattttacccttagtagtaATTGTTCTTGAAGGCTACAAGCACCTCAATTATGGCACATAGATTGAGTAAATTCAATGAAGAGAGATTATATCTTAagatataaataagggtaaaatagtcaaacaCCTCTCCTAATTAATATTTACTTAAGGGGCCTGTAAATGAAAAACACGACAAGTattttgagatggagggagtaactGAGTTTTCAAGTTTCTTTTAAGCAGCATTTCTAGAGGAGCGTTTCTTATGCTTTCTTTCACTCTCAGATTTTCTGCCCTTAAGGACGGACTATTCTTCAGATTTAGTCCTATTTAACTTCTGCTTCTATAAGGAGGACTAAAAAATAGACTTCCTAACTTTCTGTTTGAGCTCCTTTACAGCTTATTCGGTCCTATTCCGAATGAAGCTAACATGACATTCTGACTTGTGGCTGAAGTGACGGTACGGCAAAATCCCAAGACAAACCACAACAAGCACAAGGAACGTACATAAAATAAATCTATGTTTTGAGATGATAATATTGTCAATCAAGAAAATTTCACATGAAATCTTATTCAGAGTAACATGCATGTCAAGATATTAtgctcttccttttctttttctgctGCGCGAATTACTCTTTTTATGGTTTCATTTTTCTGTAATAGTTCAAGAATGGAAACAACACACAGGAAAAGCGTCAGAAACCTCAAGGGTAACATGCTTTGAGTTATTCTCACCACCATTAGGTCACAATAGCATGTAGAGGATGAACAATATTTATAATAACACACTACTCTAGGAAGCAGTTACTTACATGTTGACTTGAGAAGTATATCACCACATAAACTTGTCGGGGCGATACCAATAGTCTTTGCTTTAGTGTATCATTAGCTTTGGAATTCAAATATTTTCCAGTATAGAATGAAGACTTGAAACCCGACGACGGAACAATGGTTCTAGCCTGAAAGCTGGCACCCCGGTCTGCCACCTGTTTGTATCATACACCTCGCTCCATGCCTGTACAATCTCATCAACTTTGAACCCTGGAATATAATCGGTACAAGATGTTTAAAAAATCACTTGAGAAAAACAAAACGTAAACTTAACAAATATCTCACTCATATTTTACCTTCCATAGCAGTTTCATTGGAACAGTGGTTCTTTATCATGACTGCAATATCAGTTTGAGATGCTCCAGCTAGTTCAAACTTTTCAACTGCAACATCTAAACATTCTTCCCAGGTTGGTAATCCTATCTTAAATTCCACTACGGAACGTTCGTAGAGCATGGTTCCCCATAACAGGTAAATCTGAGACCTCATGTTTTCAGCCTGCTCTTTAGCTCCTTCATCTGGTTTATCTTTAAGCATACCATCCAACCCCCTTTTATGCAACTGAGCTTTATATTCCTCATATTTCGAGAGTCCATTTAGACGCTGTTCTTCCATCTCTTCCCACATTTCCATCCCTCTTTCGATGCTTTCCTCAGCCTTGTTATATAGCTCCAAGATCTCTGAACATGTCCCTGCCTCTAACTCAACTTTACTCCCAATCAAATAGTACCATAAGAGTTTTGCTTGTTCAAACTGCTGCTGACCGAGTGCAAGAAGGCTTTCGTAGAAATCTGGCTTGACTCTAAGAGCTTCTTCATACCTCATTTCTGCAGTTTCATATTCTTTTTCTGCCCATTCATATGCAGATTTAACCTGCTCCAACACCGTCTCCCCAGAACCCCCCTCTCCTGTGAAAAATACTTCCTTTCTTGCTCTAGACATGTGTACATTTCCCCAGTTAAACAAAGACAAAGCTGCCATCTCTTGGAACTGAGCTGAAGCAATGTCAAAAAGCTCCTCTGCTTCTTCATTTGTAACAGTGTCCTCCATAGCTTCTGAATATAATTTCATTCCCGCCTCGTGAAGATCCAGATACGAGTCACAATCAATTCCAACATGGTTCTTGAATAGCCTTGCAAATTGGACAAACCAGTTCTCAGGGCAAGTTGGTCCTTTATTCAGTTCAACAAGCCCATCCTTTTTTACTATAGTTGATTTGCAAATGCTAGAATTCACATCTTCTTCAGCTCTCATAGCCTCATATGTAGGTTCTTCACCTGGACTAACTTCTTTAATGTAGAGTCTCAAAGAACCTTGAGGATCAACAGATGATTCAGCCCACCTGAGCTCATCAGTAGTTGTGATGGTAACCAAGTCACCTTCTTGATCCTTATACTTGATAAGAGCACCCTTCAAATTTGGATAACGATCTAGAACTATGTCTCTCACAAGTCGAAAACTGCAACTAATTGGTAACTGTGCCCATCTTATATCCTCCCCAAGAACCAACTTCACTGTTCTTGTCACCGGTTTTTCTTCCACAACGCGTCTCTTCTCCTCCACAACCACCTTGTCCTCAGCTTTCTTTTCTTCGACTCCATCATTCATGGTTTCATTAATCTCAACAATTCTCTTTCTATCAAATTTGCTGTTCTTCTTTTTCATGTTATCCTTCACAACATTGGTAGATGGTGGAATGGGTGAGACTACTTTTTTTTCTTCAACATCAAGTATTTCTTCTATTTCCCTTTTAACTTTATCTGCAATCTCCAAAGCTGTTAAATTATTAGGTTCAATACTCAAAACATGGTTCACATCCCTTAAAGCTAAATCAAGCCTATTCAATGAATCATAACACTTTGCTCTCTTCAACAAAGCTTTGGTATACTTGGGAGCAACTTCAAGTGCTAAGTTACATTCATTTATAGCTCTTGGAAACTCACTAATCCCCATTTGCATATAGCAAGTAGCGATGTTGCTATGCAAATAGGCAACATCAATATGGTTCCTAGGAAGCAATCTGAGTGCCTTCTCATATTTTAACATAGCGCCCTCGTGATCGCGCTGCTGAAAGAGCCTGTTGCCTTCTTCCTTCAATTCTTTAGCCATCTTGATGAACACAGCTGTGTCCTCATCAAATGCTTTGGATTTATGCTCTGGAATAGTTTTGCCATGCTTCACATTTCCAGCATTGGATTTTGTTTTTACATGACTTTTCTTCTTCCCAGTGGGCTTCCCCATGGCTGTCACCCCAATAAAGCTAATCTAAGGGTAGTCTAAAATCAATGCTTCACAACCTTGATTTAGTCCTAAAAAgtgaaaaaaggaaaagaaaggaagATAAATACTAATTACTCGACCAGAGAAAACAAATTAAATAACAATAATGATGCTACAGAAATAAATTTTGAAGAATAATCAAAATAATGAAATGAAGACCAATTTTTTAAACATGTTCAACACTGAATTGAATAGTTAAAGACCACCAAACTCATGGAAGAAAGGTAATCAAAGATTTCATTATTCAAGAACCCACATTACTCAGCAACAAAAATAAAACAGGAAGAGAAAAAAATCAGATGACACTCTACATATAACTATAACTTTGATTCATGGAATTTGATATGGAGATGTAACCTCAATTGGAAAAAagaccaaaaaagaaaaatggaTTACCTCCAATACACAGGTGAACACTCTGTCCAAACAAAAAAGATCATGTATCAGCATTAATGATGATTGAAGAGGAGTGACATGACAACATTAATGATcagaaagaaaaacaaagaggGTTGAATAGATTGACAGTcagacataattttttttaaaaaaaaattcaattatgAAGAATCTTTGACGGATACAAAACATTCATCTAATCAAAGCTCAATTGACACAAAATTGAAGTGTAATTAATTGATTGATATTATATGTGGAAGAGAAAAGGAAATGTTGAAAAATGAAAAGCAAATCTGCAAtgattgttttcttttcttttcccttcCATGTTTGTTTCTATGTTCACGTCTTGTTCGCTTTTAACAAGACGTGCCCTCCATAATTTTGAACAAAGGCCTACAGAGATTCACGTATAAAAACATTCTGTTCGGATATTTTGTTATAAACTTTAGAAAAAAATCCATTAATGTTCTAAAATATTGCATACGCTTATacatgcaaaaattacaaagaaaaattgattaaatgtgtacaaatatacacacacacactacacTTATGTTAGAATTACTAGCAACTTAGCAAGGCAGCCAGATAAAATGATCAAGATGATACTTAAGCTAATTTTGGTCGTTAACTTATACCCCTTGACCTAATTTGGACTAGTTTGGTCGTCAATCTATACCCCTTAACCTAATTTTGCTAAATCAATCATTTGAATCCATGAAATTGTAACCTAAACCGATCGAAAATCCAGCATTTTTCAATTTTGAAGATGGACTTGTAATAAAAATCGAAGAACAACTGATCGATATCATCTGAAGGACTAATATGATTTCATACTAAGTTTCATTTACCAGATCCAGTAAAAAACTAAATTACGTGTTTGCTTTAGGGAGAAATGTTGCTATAAAATAAATACATTTGACTTTCCTCTGAGTGAAGCCACCTTAGATAGTGTTGGTTTTGGAAGGTCATTTTTTCAATTAAGGGAATGTGTATTAACTTTTCTTGATTTAAAAGATCAAACAAAAATAAACAATCAATTATTGGAGGCTCGAAGTAAAAGAGTGAAAACTTCATCTCACAAGGCCACCCATGGTTGGTGGGTAGACTAATTCATGGGAGAGGACGGTGAAACATGACATGAAGCCTTTTTTGCTATATGACTTTCACGATTTGTTCCCAAGGTCCACTTATGATAGCATCGTAAAAGAAGTTTTTCTTATCGTCCCTCTTGTTAAAAGCAACCGAATCTCGTTTGCACTTGCCTTTCTTGAAAGCGTTTAAAGAAATGCATGTTATACTGCAATGAATAATAGAGATTCTTCAGAATTTAAGCTTCTAATACTATTTTGATTAAATTTCCATTATTCATTGCAGACATAGCATCTTTCAACAGATATAGATCTCCTTGGATGATTTCAAGTAAGGCAAGTATAATCGCGATTTTGTTACGTTTAGCAAGACGGGAAAAGCTTCTTTTACAATATTATAACAAGTGAATCCAGAGAAGACAAATCGTGAAAGCCATAGAGCAAGAAAGTCTCATGTCTTACTTCACCGCCCTCGACCATGACTTTATCTAACCACCTATGTGTGACCTTATAAGATGGAGTTTTCACTCGTTTACTTTGAGCCTCCAATAATTGATTGTTTattcttttttgattttttgaatcaagaaaagttaatatacATTCGCCTAGTAGAAAGAATGACCTCCCAAAATCAATATGTCCTCTAAAGTAACAGTAGCTTCACTTGTTTGACTGTCATAAGATTACATAAACCTTATATAGATTTTATATAAATGTAATGGAGCAAATTTGGCAAAAAATTAAAGGCCATTAGACAACATTTATTTTCAGTCCTACTTCACTTTTTGAAGTCTTTCCTCCATTTTGTATAAGAAGAAATTTATGTTATGGGAACACTTACCTTACAAACTATTAATGAGAACTGGAACTATTAAGAGAAATACAATTTGTTGTGAAATCGATGGATGAACCAAGAAAAGTTTCTAAGCCCATAATGTTGGACATAAATATTTCTTGCTTTTTAAATAAATGGTCTACAGTCCTGCTTCATTTTTTGACCTGTCACATTTAAATCTTTTCCCATTATCATTCCTAAGTTTGTGCTTAGTTATGTCTTGATAATGCATTAATTTATTGTTTTAGGATAGTCAGCATAACGTGATCAGCAAAGTCTTTGCGCTAGCAGATGAATGACCGCTAAGGAGTGCGTTGAAATGAATGCACGTTCCATAATTAATTAGAAATTTCGGGTTCCAtccttaaaaatgaaaaaattcaTGATAAG
Encoded here:
- the LOC132643682 gene encoding protein PHOX1-like, which gives rise to MGKPTGKKKSHVKTKSNAGNVKHGKTIPEHKSKAFDEDTAVFIKMAKELKEEGNRLFQQRDHEGAMLKYEKALRLLPRNHIDVAYLHSNIATCYMQMGISEFPRAINECNLALEVAPKYTKALLKRAKCYDSLNRLDLALRDVNHVLSIEPNNLTALEIADKVKREIEEILDVEEKKVVSPIPPSTNVVKDNMKKKNSKFDRKRIVEINETMNDGVEEKKAEDKVVVEEKRRVVEEKPVTRTVKLVLGEDIRWAQLPISCSFRLVRDIVLDRYPNLKGALIKYKDQEGDLVTITTTDELRWAESSVDPQGSLRLYIKEVSPGEEPTYEAMRAEEDVNSSICKSTIVKKDGLVELNKGPTCPENWFVQFARLFKNHVGIDCDSYLDLHEAGMKLYSEAMEDTVTNEEAEELFDIASAQFQEMAALSLFNWGNVHMSRARKEVFFTGEGGSGETVLEQVKSAYEWAEKEYETAEMRYEEALRVKPDFYESLLALGQQQFEQAKLLWYYLIGSKVELEAGTCSEILELYNKAEESIERGMEMWEEMEEQRLNGLSKYEEYKAQLHKRGLDGMLKDKPDEGAKEQAENMRSQIYLLWGTMLYERSVVEFKIGLPTWEECLDVAVEKFELAGASQTDIAVMIKNHCSNETAMEGFKVDEIVQAWSEVYDTNRWQTGVPAFRLEPLFRRRVSSLHSILENI